The nucleotide sequence TCACGATTAACTTTATACTTTTTGTTATAGGCGATCCGATTGCTATCCCATTCCGGAGTATGCTTCACTGCTCCCCATACGCCGAGTTCATTGACAATAACAGCTTTGATAATGCTAACTTCCGTAGCTTTCCCATCACTCACAGTCATCTTCACCGTCCATGTACCGACCTGTTGCATCTTAATAGAAGGTCCTGTATTTGCATATGGATCATTCATAGTGTAGCTGTAGACAATAGAACTGCCCGTTGGTGGTACAATCTCATATTTAACTTGGAGTATATCACGATCTGGATCATCCACCGATGTAATGAATTGTACGGTATCCCCTTCATATACAGGAGAGGGTGTCCATGTGAAATCTCCTGTTGGTGGTTGGTTAGTCTCAATATAGAAGTAACGTTTAGCACTCCAGCTGCTCCAATCGTAGCCATCGTGTACACGAACCTCAACGTACATATTAACCTTCTCAGGGAGATCTGCACTCGCTGTCCATTTGACCGAAGCACCTGGCTTTATTGTTGAATCGAGCACCAGTATTCCATCGTATCGACTTACTCGCACTTGATACTGCGCCTGAACGTCCGAATCCGCGTCGGTGTAGCTCCATATGAACTCCGGACGCAACACTGTGAGCTTCGTCGGACTACTACTGTTTGAACTGCCAGGCGTAGTCACTGTTGCAGTTGGTATACGATTCACAATCGTCACTTGCTTCTCGATCTGTGCAGTTGCTCCTTTCGAATCTTCAACGACCTGTCGAATCGTAAATACGCCGAGTGAATTAAACGTTTTTGTCCATGAGGTACGCACTGTGCTTTGCAGCGACTCAGCTCCACCAGTTGTTACGTTTCGGATATAATACTCATGCTTCAGGTTCTCACGAGCGCCATCCTCAGCATCCGATGCCGTTGAATTAATCGTTACATCCACGCCCCGATAAGTCGTGAATGGACTTGCTGTAAATCCTGGGATTGGCGGGGTATTCGGTGTAGGTATAATTCCGACAACAAGACTTTGAACCGCCCAATCGCTCCATGCACTATATTCATCTTTTACGGCTAACCCAATTTCATAAGTCCCTAACTCTGCAGGCGTAACTAGCTTCTCGTACTTAGTCGTACCACTAGGCGTTACATAATAGAACTTCTTCTCCATAATCCCCTTCGTTGCTTTATAGTCGATGCCAGTATCCTCTGTATCATACTTTGTCGCACTCTCGTAACGATCAGGGTCATAGCTGCTATCTGTCCACTTCACTACGCCATCTGTAGCTTGCTTCACAGTAAAACTAGCGATCGGACGACGATGAACGATGATCATCTGTTCAAATTCGTTTGACTGCTTGCGATATTCATCAAACGTATTGTCAGGGTACAAATATTGTGGGTGTGGATCATCTTTAGCGCTTAAAATAACCTTGTAATTCCCTACCTTATCGAAAGTCAGTTGTTCATCAGAGAACGAGTTCCCATGAAGTACGGACAGACCCTGATTGTTAATGAACTTGATCGTATGCTCTACTTTCCAGTTATACTTCCCATCTACAGGAGGATCGTTCTCTGGATCGACGAATGAGATCTCGCCATACTGAACTTCAGCTGTTGCAGTTCCGTTGTTCCAGATGGCATAGAGTGTTGACCAAGGGCTTGTCTCTGCAATCGTCTTATAGCTCAGTGGACTAAATGTAGTAAAAGCTTTATCAGAAAAATAACCGAATTTTCCAGTTGTGTAAGTCGTGTCGTTAGCTTGTAAAATCGGTATTCCATTCAGCCACACATTCATTTGATCGCCTACATTTTTAATCCTAACTTTGTAATTTGTAAGATTGGTTAACGGGAAAGGAGCGCTTTGCAACACAGTCCTTGTGCCGTTTACATACTTAGCTATGGCGATTACATCCCCATCCGTTTCAAGGGAGTAGTGATTTTGTGCATCCTTCATACGGAATGAGAAGCCCATCCATTCATTGTCATAGCTAATCTTTTCTAGGTTGAAATCAAACTTAAATTCCGCACTGTCAAGACTTGCTGTAGATACAAATTGTCCGTTCGTAAATGATTTAATCAATGGCGCTGCTGTTGAAGGTGTGCCAACGGAAATGTTCAATGTATAGTTTGTTGGAAATGTACTATAATAACCCGGATTAAAATTCGTCATTGACACATATACGCCATCTCCAAAATACTCACCAAAAATTTGTGTTCCATGTTGATTTGGCGCACCAACGTATCCAATAGGCTGGTTAGCACTATTGTATAGACGATTGTCTCCATTCGTGAACCCCATACCTGCTCCAGCTGGTCTTGAATCTCCACCAAAAAAGGAAGTTTTGTTGCCTTCAATGGTTGTCGTACTATTTCTAATTGGTGATTTTGTTCCATCAAAATTAATACCGAATTGCGTAAATCCATCAAATTTTGTTCCGTAATGAAACAATGATAGATCGTCTCCATTTTTTGTGGACGGTCGTTGAACAACCTTTCCTGTATCCATGTTCATTACAACGATATCTTCCATAGTGCTGGGGATACTGTTTCCTGGTATTACATAGTCATAAAATACCTTAGCATAAACCTGTCCTGCAAATGTGTTAATAACCAATCCCTCAAATGGGTCTTGGTAACTGAAGTTAGAAAGGAAAGTATTATTGTTTGGAGATGCATATATATCGGGCTTTAAATAGGTTTTCCAAACTTGTTGATAATCCGAATTATATTTTATTACGTGTAAGTCAAATTTCGTATAACTTGGATAGTCAGCTTCCATGTAATAGCCGTACTTATACATATTCCCATACACATCTAAGAAAGGATCGCTTAGTATATATCTCAACTTATCGGTTTTGACATAATTCTTAGTTAGTTGATCGTTAAGCCCTGGAGATAGATCAGTTTGAGTAGCCTTAGCTATTTTAAACTCAGGCGTAATTCTAATGTAGTCTTCACTATATTTTAAATTAGGTGCGTGAGAAGTGTATGAGTTAAATCTTAAAACAACATTAAGTCCATCTGTATGGCTAATTCTAAAGTATTTAAAGAAATGCCTAGAAGGTGGGTCATTCGGACCTGAACTTCTAACAAAATAGTACCTTCCATAAAAATTAGGCGTACCTGAGATATTGTTTTGATTCAGAGTTTCCAAAGCTTGAGAAAGCTGATTATCATCAAACGAACTCTTTAGCTTTTCTCCAGTTAAAGCATCATATACAGCTAGTTCATAAAATAATTCATCCGCACTGATGTTGCAATTTGGAATGTATCCTTTCCATTCTGTTATCGTATATAAATATCGATCTGCGAGCTCCCAATCCAATATGGATTGAGGGTAAAGTGTAACATCTTGATTGTAAGAACAGGAATATGTTATTTTCTTGGTTTTCATCTTTGACACATCTATCACATATTCCAATGGTGATCCTTTGCTATACTGCCAATACAAAGTCATAAAATCTACCTCTAAATTTAGAGGAGAGAGTTTCTTAGGGTTTAACGCATATATTTTTTTCTCCATTCCAACATTCCAAATATGATTTGTAAAATCGTAAAATAGCAAACCTTTAGTGCTTCTTATTTTCGGTTTCATCCAATAGAGCTCTGCACTGTATTGATGAAATTGTCTCTTTTGAGTATCTACCAATGGAATGCTTAATGTGTAATCAACTGTAGTTGCTGACCTCCATGGAGATAGTCGATTAGATCCATATCCATTGTTAACCATTGAAAATGATTGAAAACTTTGGCTTCGAACGTTGAAAAGCGTTTGATCTGTACCATAAAAATATTGTCTTTGACCTCCAAAATTACGCCCTTCTCCAGATACGAGATTCCCATTTTTAACTCTCCAAAGACTATCCTTTTTGAATACGTTTTGCTTGCTATTGGTCACATATACTGGCCAATTTAGCATTTGAGCAGGCGTAACTATCGTATAAGGATCTATATCTGGTTGTTCGTTATTTCCTTGCAAGGTAAAGGAAACCTCTGGAGCGTCATTAACAACATCGAGAATTAATGATGACGTAGGTTTAAGCAACGTATCATCCCACTGGCCATAATCCTCTGTCACTTTGATATAGAATAAATACTTGCCGACTTGTGTTGGCGTGAAGGTAGCTTTAATTAGGGTACCACTTAACGTTTGCCAAGTGTCATCTGTAAATCCGTTATTGTTACTATCGTATTTGTACTTGTATTCCGCACTGACAATCTTATCTCCATCCGGACTTATCGATTGATTCAGAATATCTACTGTCACATTGCGAATACCTACTGGCGGTACTTGAAGCTTCGCGATCGGAGGTAGATCGGGTTTGACAGTAATGTTACATAGAGCTGGAGCAAGTGATTTTAATCCCATATTATCGTACACGTGTAAAGACACTTGAACCGTAATGTTGCTACTTGTCGTGTTCGTGTACATGGTTTGCCAGTTTGTCCATTCATCACGTGCATGATCTATTGACCTTCCAGTAACAGGACTGTAACTACCATTCGCATTAAATTGTGATAGTTCTACTGGATGCCCCGAAATAACTTCAGCAGGACAAGCAACGATCGGAACTGGATTCTTAGGAACAACCTCAATATATGTGCTTGCTGTTGCTATTGCACCCCATTCATCACGCATCGTTCCGGTTACATAGTGAAACCCTAGTTCATTCATTGTGAGGTTGTGTACGCCATCCGTAAAGGCTATCCCCCTGGAATAGAGAGACTGAATGAAGGGAGTGCCGCTTGAAGTGTCCAAGCCCTGAAACTCCATTGCATCGCCGTCTGGATCAAATGGCGTTGGAACAGTCGGGTCATTAATGTAGATCAGATCGAGTACCGTTCCTTCTACGACCTTTGTGAGTGGTTTAGTAGGTGCACTCGAATTAACAAAACCGATTTTAAATTGTGGAGGGTCATTCGTCGGGCGACTCTTAACGGTTAGCGTCTTTGTATTGAGCCAATCCGACTCCCCACAATTGGATGTGACGATTTTGATGGATACATTGTTGCTACCTACTCCTAACACGAATGGGTAGGTTGATTTTGCATAGCTCGATGTTGTGGATTGACCACTAATCGCGCCTGAAATCCATGTTGCACCATTGTGATCAACCTTGAACTTATGAGAGACATAGGTGCAACTATTCATCACAAAGTTCTTCGGTTTCAACGAGAAAGAATCTCCCCAATTGATCGTAGATGGAACAATGTCAAAGTCGCCTGTGAATGATTTTAGATTTTGATAGAAGAATGAGACATATGCTGTTTTCTGTGATGTTGTTAAGGTTACACTTACAGAATTTCCAGGATTAACGGCATCAAAAAAGCCAGAATAGAATACATTCTGACCTACGGTGCTTCCGTATGTACTTGTGTTACTTATTGAATAATTTGTTACTGGTAACGACACCGTTTGTATGTCCGTTCCCATCTGCACATAAGATCCGGTCGATGTTGTTCGCACCATGTGGCGGATGTTGATTGTACCTTTAGGTACGTCTACATCTTCCCACTCTACATAGAGCTTTTTATCTTTATAAAGGTAGGTTTTTGCTTCTAATGAGAATAAAAATCTTGAATAGTACCACATCTGACGTGCACCGTATCCTGTAAAATCATGATAATAACCGCGATTATAGGATTCTATATCAAATGTTTGCTCATAATAAATTTTAATAGATTCGGGATTGTCAGTAGGTTCATATCTTCCTGTGTATTTTGTAGGTGATGTAGTTCTGCCTGTTATACCCCAATTTGATTCTGTAATTGGAGTATTTGTATCTGTTCTAACATTCGTTGGAACAATAGTAGAAGGATCTATAGTTTTAGGCAAGATTGAAATCTCTGGATTACTATCCTTAATAATATAAGGTGATGATGATGATCTTTTTAATGTAATAAATAGATTGCGATCCGTACAGCCAGGATACTTCTTTAGTCCAAATTCATCTTTCTCACTCACAGGACAAAGGTCGCTATTCGGAAAATCTACGCCGCTCAACGATTGCGACAACCACGTATTGCTATTGGAGGAGCGACTCCAATAGTAAACTCCGTTTGTACTATTGCCTTCAGCAATGACCGGCACAGCCTTTCCAGATATCGTGTCTGTACCGGAGTAAGTCGTTTTGCCTAACCAATCTCCGCTCGCATTAGTTAAAAATTTCCCATCTTCATCGTACCACTTTAAGCTTTTAATCTTTTTTCCTGATACACCTGTAAGATTGATGTTAACTGTTTTCGTCTTGTCTTTAGACAACACATAACCAATCATTGTATCGATATCATCATAAAAATTGATTGGATAGCTTGGTATAACTATTGTCCCCGCAGGTGTTGCTCCCGATGCTATTGGAACACCGAGTACCCCGCCAATGGTATTAACAAGGAGGATAACGATAATCAGTGCAGATAGTATCTGTTTATTCATGTCGCTCCCCCCCTTATTCAAGTATTTTAGAGCTAACAATGCTTGTCATCATGTCATGGTCAGATGAAACGCCGGGGTAAAGTGAAGCACCGATCATAAATCTAATACGTCCGTATTTATCAATCTTGAATCCTGATCCTGGCAATACCTCTACAACTATGCCGTTACCTTGACTGTCTACATTTAATTCATTTAAGTGGCTGTACTTTTGATCCAGTGATCTGAATCCGCTAGGCATAACTAGCTTCTTGATTGTGAGATCTTCCGGTTGTTCAAATCCCCTAATAGATAGATCCAATCTCCCAGGATACATATACGGTTTTTTATTATAGTTGACGTGATATTTCATGATGACTACATATGCATCTACGGGCATTGGGAAAATCTTCACGCTATCAACTTGCATTTTATCTAGTGCAGGGAGAAGTTTACGGTTTGGATCTTTAAAATCAGAAACTTTAATCGCAAGAAGTTCATCTACTTCTGCGCTGTAATACGCATTTTCAATCTTTAAGCGATTTACCGACCAGCCACCATATTGTGGAGAACGTACTTCATCGAAGTATTCTGGCATCATTGTAAAAATGTTCGTACGGTGCCAAAGGATTTCAGCAGCCGATACCGCATATTTATCTGCAGTCAGCTTTTTACCACTCTTCACAGACAATATCCGCTCTATGATCGCTACCGCTTGTGCGCGGGTCGTTGTTCCCTCTAGCTCCAGCTTTCCAACGCCGACACCTGTTAAAATACCTACCTTAGTTGCTTCATATACCATAAAGTTGCTGTCTGTCGCGTTATCTCCAGAGCGATATGACTCATTCACCGCACGAACAGCAAGGCGCGACAGCTCCATGCGAGAAAGCTTGTCCGCATAGCTCGTAAAGTCGCTCGTCATATGAATGTTTGCACCTGTAATCGCAGTTACATAGGGGAAATACCACGGACTCCCTTCTCCTTCATGAGAGATCCCTAGCGCGTCTACAAGCATCTTCATAAACTCCGCACGTGTAACGGATCGATCTGGTTTAAACGTGCCATCTGGATACCCGCCAACATACCCCTTCTTCACCGCACCATCAATGGCCGATTTCGCCCAATGAGTAGCTTTAACATCAGTGAATGCACCGTTCGCGCCCACTTCTGTATCGGCTGAAGTAATCGAAGACGCCCCCAAAGTAAGCGCCAAGACTATCATTAGCACAAGTACACTTTTCAACAGACTTATCTTCATCATCTTAATCGCTCCCATAGTCTATAGTCAGTTCGTACGCCCAAACAAAAAAGCACCACGAAACAAGGCTGTCCTTGTAAGCGCGGTGCTTCCGGCTGATTTATTTTGTTTGCGAAACTACTTCCATCATAATACCATCATTATACAATTAATGACAATATCAAATATCTACATTGCCACGTCGCTCTTAACTCTCCTGCAGCTTGCGCCAGATTGTCTTATTACTATACTGACGTTCTGAGCTGATGTCTGGTCCGAACCACTCGGGTGCGTTAAAAGATAATGCAGCTTCCTTAGAATTAAATTCAACTTCAATAACGATTAGATTGAGTTGATCGTAGCAGTCAATTTCGACTGTTATTCCTTCCCAAACTGCAGTCACCCGCTTCTTCGTCAAAGGTTTAGCTTTAAACGCTTCAATCACTTGAGTATAGATGCTTTCAGAGATCGAATATTCTACTTCTTCACGCATAAGACCATTCCCACGCTTAAACGTGTGAGTATATGTAGCTTCGCCAGTGCCCGCATCGACAATTTTACGTACACGCAGCTCTTGATCAGGGTCTAGTGCCAAATAAGTTTGATCGATGAAATGCTCAGATTGCACAACAATTGTGCCACTGCTAATTAATTTGTCAGGATAGTGCGGTAAAAGAAACTTGCGTTCAATTTCCAACATTGTAGCTGCTCCCTTATTTTCACATCAAAGTCCAATCCCCGCTAACTGAGCGAGGGGGATATTGTAACATCACGTACAACACGAAACGCACAACACGAAAGAAAGCGCGACGCCACATCTGCTGTGACGCCACGCTATCGCTATTGATTACACCATAACCTTACACATATCATTCGTGAATTGTACTGGGTCTTGGATCGGCAAGCCCTCAATCAACAATGCTTGATTATACAGCAAGCTTGTATACAAGTTCAGCTTCTCTTTATCATTCTCATACGCAGACTTCAAGGATTGGAATACAGCGTGGTTGACGTTAATTTCCAGCACTTTTTCTGCCTTAACATCTGGATTATTCGGCATTGCACTCAAGATCTTTTCCATCTCGATTGTAAGCTCGCCCTCAGTCGACAAGCACACAGGATGGCTTCTGAGGCGCTTCGATGCTTTCACTCCGCTCACCTTATCCGCAAGCAATTCTTTCATCGCCGCGAACAAAGCATCATTCTCCACTGCTGTCTCTGACGACTTCTCATCAGCTGACTCTTCCGCTTCAATTCCAAGGTCGCCGCTCGATACCGACCTGAATTCCTTCTCCTTATGGTTCATCAGCACCTTCACTGCGAACTCATCGATATCGTCTGTAAAATACAGAATCTCATAGCCTTTATCTGCAACGAGCTCTGTTTGCGGCAGCTTCTCGATCCGCTCATTCGATTCACCAGAAGCGTAATAGATATACTTCTGCTCTTCAGGCATTCTCGCAACATATTCATCCAACGAAACAAGCTTCTTTTCTTTGGAGGAGTAGAATAACAATAGATCTTGCAGATCGTCTTTGTTCATCCCATAGTCGCTATACACACCATATTTTAACTGACGTCCGAAAGCATTATAAAATTGCTCATATTTCTCGCGCTCATCCTTCAACAAGCTTAGCAATTGACTCTTGATCTTGTTCTTAATGTTCTTAGCGATCAGCTTCAATTGACGGTCATGCTGCAACAGCTCACGAGAGATATTCAGCGATAAGTCCTCAGAATCGACCATACCCTTCACGAAGCCGAAGTAGTCAGGAAGCAAATCTGCACACTTGTTCATGATCAACACGCCATTCGAGTACAGCTCCAGCCCTTTCTCGAACTCCTTCGTATAGAAGTCGAATGGAACACTGCCAGGGATGAATAGAATCGACTGGTACCGAACTGCACCTTCAGCGCTGAGGTGAATATGCTTCACAGGCGTGTCAAATCCATAGTGCTTCTCGGTATAAAATTTCTCGTAATCCTCTGTCGTCAACTCGTTCTTATTTTTTCTCCATATCGGAATAAGGCTGTTGACTGTCTCTTCTTCGAGCTTAATCGGATAACGGATGAAATCGGAATACTTCTTAATAATCGTCTTTAAACGATAGCTCTCCAAGTATTCGTCATAAGAATCGTCTTCGGTGTTCGGCTTAATCTTAAGAATAACTTCTGTCCCCACCGTATCTTTCTCACAAGGAACGATCGTGTAGCCATCAGCACCTGTCGATTCCCACTTGAACGCACTGTCACTACCCAATGCCTTACTTATAACCGTTACGACATCAGCAACCATGAATGCGGAGTAGAAGCCCACACCGAATTGTCCGATAATATCATGTCCATCTTGAGAAGCATTGTCCTTCTTGAACGCGAGAGAACCGCTCTTTGCAATTACGCCAAGGTTGTTCTCCAAATCTTCCTGCGTCATCCCGATACCGGTATCACGAATCGTCAATGTCCGATTATCTTTGTCCGCCACAACTTCAATATAGTAATTGTCCTTATCGAAAACCAATTGTTCATCGGTTAGCGCTTTGTAATAAATTTTGTCAATGGCATCGCTCGCATTAGAAATTAATTCTCTGAGGAAAATTTCCCGTTGCGTGTAGATGGAGTTAATCATCATTTCCAATAAGCGTTTTGATTCTGCTTGGAACTCTTTCTTAGCCATGAGTCGTTCTCCCTTCGCATCTTCATTCAGTATTAGCACTCAGCATACACGAGTGCCAACACTTACTTTTTTATCATTCCTGCCCTTCAAAGTCAATATGTTAGAGTTCTTTATCCTTGCGTTTTTTGAGCATATATAGTCCTGTCCCTAGTCCTGCAGCAATAATCACGCCAACACCGAACCAAAGCATCAGCTTCGAATTGTTGTCACTCTCTGGAGACGAAACGTTCGCAATCTCCACAGCGGGTGACTCAGAAGCTACTGGCGTGCTATCTTCAGATTTCGGATCATCGCTGCTCGTTTGCTCTGTATCGCTCTCGGGCTCTTGTGAGGAAACGCCGACAATCGACGATCCCTCTTTAGTTACGGTGTAATCAACAACTTCCCCGCTCCAAAAATGCATCCGAAGCAGCACTTCACCATCTTGCACTTCTTTGAAGAAATCTTTCGTAAGCTTGATCACGTTGAACTCATATGAGGGTACGAATGAATAATTATATTCCTTATAGGAAGTCCAGTTGCCGGGCCCTGCAACTCCGCCACTCTTATAGGTCGCTTCCATCGTTGCCAGACTATCCCCGTTAAACGACGTCGGAATAACGAAGGATTCCGCCGACCCCTTCACACTCTTGAGCTTTGGCGTATCATAATGAACGAGGTTCACGATCCAGTCAGCACCAGCAGAAAAAGATAACGTCAACGTCGCATTCACTCCAAACTCTTCTTTAAGAAGCGATTGGATGTAACTAGCCTTGATCGTTAATTTCGAGCCGTCCAACGTATAATCGGTTCGCTCAGCTAGCTTCTTGTCGCCTAGCTTAATCTCAGTTAATGTATTGCCATTCAACTGTAATGGAAGTAACACATCTACTGCTGATTCCCCGGCTTTCACATAAATCGAATCACTGTCCGTATAGGAAGATCGACCAGTCCAGCTTGCTCTATTGGCTTGATAAAGCTGCTCATCGCTCCACTTGAGCTCTCTACGATCCAAATGCTGGCCGTTGTCCCATAGCATGAGCATCATCTTTTTCGACTGCACATAATAGCCCATATACTCAAAAAACTTAATGATCTCGCCGTGTTGAATCGTACCTAGCGACTTATCGAAGCCAAGCAATCCATATTCGCCGACGATGACAGGAATTCCTTTTGCCACGAACGAATCATACACTCGATTAAAGGTTTGCTCGATATCATTCTTTGCTTCGAAATTGAAAGTCGTTGCGCCACCCATATTCACACTAAACGGATAGAAGCCATAATAATGAATCGTCGCGATCAAGTTCGCGTCGTTCAGCTGCGTGATTGTCTTTGCGAGTTCCTCTAACCGCGCAGGTGCAGGAGAACCTGTGACCGTCGACAACACGAGCGGTCTCGTCCCATTCAATCCACCTGATTTACGCACAATGTTAAAGAAGTTCGTATTCAACTCGTTAAGCATCTCAAAATAAATCGGTTTATCCTCGTTCCAATCCTGCGAAAAGCGCGGTTCATTAATTCCTTCGAACAACAGCTTATCCGGATAGTCCCTGAACCGATCTGCGATCTGCACCCATGCTGCTTTGTATCTGTCTAGCACAGCGTCATGGTTACTCTCCATCTTCATAATCCATTCCGAATCATGATGAAGGTTAATCATTACGTACAGACCTTCATCTAGCGCCCAACCGACAACTTCCTCAATACGTTTAAAGGAAGCATCCCCGATCTCATAGTCAGGTGCATCGCCCATCCGTTGCTTCCACGTAATCGGAATCCGAATGCTCTTGTATCCCGACGCCGCAATATACTGAATAAGCTCTTTTGTTGTAACCGGATTACCCCATGCAGTTTCATCCCCAATTGCATCAAAAGTGTTGCCTAAATTCCAGCCTGGCTGCATCGCTTCCACCATTTGCTGCATCTCACTCTTCGAGGAGGCCGCATCGATATGCACAGGTAAAGCAACAGTAATAAGGGATAGCATTGTAAAAGACTTGATAGATAAATTCATGAACTTGCGGAATCGAATGGAAATCATATTGTCTCCTATTCACCTATTAGAGGGATAATTACTCATTCTAGTATATCCCAACTATGGATGGATGAAATACCCAAAATGCAATATCTATAATTGGGTATTGATCCTTATACCGCGAACTTCTCTATGCTTTCCTGTAATTGTTGTGCCAAATCAGCTAGCTCTTTGGACGCTGCTGTGATTTCTTCCACACTAGCAAGCTGCTGCTGTGCAGAGGCAGACACACCGTGCGTACTTTCCGCAGCCGAATGTGTGAGCTTACTAATTCCCTCAAAAGCAGATACCAGCTGCTGCGTATCGATCGACATCTCGCCTGAGTATTCGTCCACCTCTTTAATCTGAACGTTTACTTCCCGTATTGAATCTTCAATCTGGGTGAAGGAGATTCCCGCATTATTCACAGCATGGAGTCCAGCTAGAGCTTCTTTCTCCCCATGAACTACCTTCGTAATCGTATACTCCGTTTCGGCTTGTATAGCGCTGATCACTTCCGATACTTGTTTACCAGACTGGGCAGTTTGCTCAGCGAGTTTACGCACTTCACCCGCCACCACGGCGAAGCCTCTTCCGTTCTCCCCTGCGCGCGCTGCTTCAATTGCTGCGTTCAGTGCTAACAAATTTGTTTGGGCTGCGATATCCGTGATAAGTGCGATAATCGTACCAATCTCCTTCGTTTTTTCCCCAAGTGCTGTTACTGTCTTCGTAACATCCACG is from Candidatus Cohnella colombiensis and encodes:
- the htpG gene encoding molecular chaperone HtpG: MAKKEFQAESKRLLEMMINSIYTQREIFLRELISNASDAIDKIYYKALTDEQLVFDKDNYYIEVVADKDNRTLTIRDTGIGMTQEDLENNLGVIAKSGSLAFKKDNASQDGHDIIGQFGVGFYSAFMVADVVTVISKALGSDSAFKWESTGADGYTIVPCEKDTVGTEVILKIKPNTEDDSYDEYLESYRLKTIIKKYSDFIRYPIKLEEETVNSLIPIWRKNKNELTTEDYEKFYTEKHYGFDTPVKHIHLSAEGAVRYQSILFIPGSVPFDFYTKEFEKGLELYSNGVLIMNKCADLLPDYFGFVKGMVDSEDLSLNISRELLQHDRQLKLIAKNIKNKIKSQLLSLLKDEREKYEQFYNAFGRQLKYGVYSDYGMNKDDLQDLLLFYSSKEKKLVSLDEYVARMPEEQKYIYYASGESNERIEKLPQTELVADKGYEILYFTDDIDEFAVKVLMNHKEKEFRSVSSGDLGIEAEESADEKSSETAVENDALFAAMKELLADKVSGVKASKRLRSHPVCLSTEGELTIEMEKILSAMPNNPDVKAEKVLEINVNHAVFQSLKSAYENDKEKLNLYTSLLYNQALLIEGLPIQDPVQFTNDMCKVMV
- a CDS encoding cellulase family glycosylhydrolase; protein product: MISIRFRKFMNLSIKSFTMLSLITVALPVHIDAASSKSEMQQMVEAMQPGWNLGNTFDAIGDETAWGNPVTTKELIQYIAASGYKSIRIPITWKQRMGDAPDYEIGDASFKRIEEVVGWALDEGLYVMINLHHDSEWIMKMESNHDAVLDRYKAAWVQIADRFRDYPDKLLFEGINEPRFSQDWNEDKPIYFEMLNELNTNFFNIVRKSGGLNGTRPLVLSTVTGSPAPARLEELAKTITQLNDANLIATIHYYGFYPFSVNMGGATTFNFEAKNDIEQTFNRVYDSFVAKGIPVIVGEYGLLGFDKSLGTIQHGEIIKFFEYMGYYVQSKKMMLMLWDNGQHLDRRELKWSDEQLYQANRASWTGRSSYTDSDSIYVKAGESAVDVLLPLQLNGNTLTEIKLGDKKLAERTDYTLDGSKLTIKASYIQSLLKEEFGVNATLTLSFSAGADWIVNLVHYDTPKLKSVKGSAESFVIPTSFNGDSLATMEATYKSGGVAGPGNWTSYKEYNYSFVPSYEFNVIKLTKDFFKEVQDGEVLLRMHFWSGEVVDYTVTKEGSSIVGVSSQEPESDTEQTSSDDPKSEDSTPVASESPAVEIANVSSPESDNNSKLMLWFGVGVIIAAGLGTGLYMLKKRKDKEL
- a CDS encoding CYTH domain-containing protein; amino-acid sequence: MLEIERKFLLPHYPDKLISSGTIVVQSEHFIDQTYLALDPDQELRVRKIVDAGTGEATYTHTFKRGNGLMREEVEYSISESIYTQVIEAFKAKPLTKKRVTAVWEGITVEIDCYDQLNLIVIEVEFNSKEAALSFNAPEWFGPDISSERQYSNKTIWRKLQES
- a CDS encoding S-layer homology domain-containing protein, which gives rise to MMKISLLKSVLVLMIVLALTLGASSITSADTEVGANGAFTDVKATHWAKSAIDGAVKKGYVGGYPDGTFKPDRSVTRAEFMKMLVDALGISHEGEGSPWYFPYVTAITGANIHMTSDFTSYADKLSRMELSRLAVRAVNESYRSGDNATDSNFMVYEATKVGILTGVGVGKLELEGTTTRAQAVAIIERILSVKSGKKLTADKYAVSAAEILWHRTNIFTMMPEYFDEVRSPQYGGWSVNRLKIENAYYSAEVDELLAIKVSDFKDPNRKLLPALDKMQVDSVKIFPMPVDAYVVIMKYHVNYNKKPYMYPGRLDLSIRGFEQPEDLTIKKLVMPSGFRSLDQKYSHLNELNVDSQGNGIVVEVLPGSGFKIDKYGRIRFMIGASLYPGVSSDHDMMTSIVSSKILE